The Halarchaeum grantii genome contains a region encoding:
- a CDS encoding SDR family NAD(P)-dependent oxidoreductase: MGRLRADFSDDVVVVTGGASGIGRAVALRFGEADATVIVADLAEEPKDADVPTHEVIEESGGDAVFVETDVTERAQVESVVEAAREFGGVDVMVNNAGFPVGGSILELDDEDFAHTIDVNVKGVFLGTQVAARDMVEREDPGVILNTASISSTLAQYDQVGYDATKGAVRMLTRGSALDLAEHGVRVNAVAPGQIATEFFEGWTEMALEQAEEDEFIKPVPLGRAGIPDDLPGAYLYLASEDASYVTGEFVHVDGGWQVF, encoded by the coding sequence ATGGGGCGACTGCGCGCGGACTTCTCGGACGACGTCGTGGTCGTGACGGGCGGCGCCTCGGGCATCGGGCGCGCGGTGGCGCTCCGCTTCGGTGAGGCGGACGCGACGGTGATCGTCGCGGACCTCGCTGAGGAACCGAAGGACGCGGACGTGCCGACCCACGAGGTGATCGAGGAATCGGGCGGCGACGCGGTGTTTGTGGAGACGGACGTCACCGAGCGCGCACAGGTGGAGTCCGTCGTCGAGGCCGCCCGCGAGTTCGGCGGCGTGGACGTCATGGTGAACAACGCTGGCTTCCCGGTCGGCGGCTCCATCCTCGAATTGGACGACGAGGACTTCGCGCACACCATCGACGTGAACGTGAAGGGCGTCTTCCTCGGGACGCAGGTCGCCGCCCGCGACATGGTGGAGCGCGAGGACCCGGGCGTGATCCTCAACACGGCCTCGATCAGCTCGACCCTCGCGCAGTACGATCAGGTCGGATACGACGCCACGAAGGGCGCGGTGCGGATGCTGACGCGCGGGTCGGCGCTCGACCTCGCGGAGCACGGCGTCCGGGTAAACGCCGTCGCGCCCGGCCAGATCGCGACCGAGTTCTTCGAGGGGTGGACGGAGATGGCGCTCGAGCAGGCCGAGGAGGACGAGTTCATCAAGCCCGTGCCGCTCGGGCGCGCGGGCATCCCGGACGACCTGCCGGGGGCCTACCTCTACCTCGCGAGCGAGGACGCGTCCTACGTGACCGGGGAGTTCGTCCACGTCGACGGCGGGTGGCAGGTCTTCTGA
- a CDS encoding TetR/AcrR family transcriptional regulator, with translation MGDDGARTETQTAIMEATYRALCEHGYADLTMQAIADEFEKSKSLIHYHYDTKEELLVAFLDYLLAEFLENVEATNDGTPRERLDTLVDALLSGPDEAGDFQVAMLELRSQAPYVESYREAFAANDDHLAELLADTVRDGVEAGVFRDVDPDAVAETILVLIDGARTRSVLFGDDDPVAHTRRAIDGYLRSHVLVDDQ, from the coding sequence ATGGGAGACGACGGGGCGCGCACGGAGACGCAGACCGCCATCATGGAGGCGACCTATCGGGCGCTCTGCGAGCACGGCTACGCCGACCTGACGATGCAGGCCATCGCCGACGAGTTCGAGAAGTCGAAGTCGCTCATCCACTACCACTACGACACGAAGGAGGAGCTACTCGTCGCGTTCCTCGACTACCTCCTCGCGGAGTTCCTCGAGAACGTCGAGGCGACGAACGACGGGACCCCGCGCGAGCGACTCGACACGCTCGTCGACGCGCTCCTCTCCGGGCCCGACGAGGCCGGCGACTTCCAGGTCGCGATGCTCGAGTTGCGCTCGCAGGCCCCCTACGTCGAGAGCTACCGGGAGGCGTTCGCCGCGAACGACGACCACCTCGCCGAACTGCTCGCCGACACCGTCCGCGACGGCGTCGAGGCGGGCGTGTTCCGCGACGTCGATCCGGACGCGGTCGCCGAGACCATCCTCGTGCTGATCGACGGCGCGCGCACCCGGAGCGTCCTCTTCGGCGACGACGACCCCGTCGCACACACCCGGCGCGCCATCGACGGCTACCTCCGCAGTCACGTCCTCGTCGACGACCAGTAG
- a CDS encoding DUF7095 family protein, producing MDRDAALDRVERILDAITEERLPVPVRECWVYGDVALGKDPLTRLDVYVTKDLLLGGDPAPDLDAELGVEGIGRTVDAEWAREHPERVRVNDSGHVAPEKCLAAHLLPEDEPVHLEVCNAGFERNVTQRAEGARARESYEQVIDPRGVCLYAEGQRSDDALAKLRDGALAFPTLEEALGMLGFDEAAAADAAEAMRAYEAAQEGATVRGDVV from the coding sequence ATGGACCGCGACGCCGCGCTCGACCGCGTGGAGCGGATTCTCGACGCCATCACGGAGGAACGCCTCCCCGTTCCCGTCCGGGAGTGCTGGGTCTACGGCGACGTCGCACTCGGGAAGGACCCCCTCACGCGCCTCGACGTCTACGTCACGAAGGACCTCCTCCTCGGGGGTGACCCCGCGCCGGACCTCGACGCGGAGCTCGGCGTCGAGGGGATCGGCCGCACCGTCGACGCCGAGTGGGCGCGCGAGCACCCCGAGCGGGTGCGCGTGAACGACAGCGGCCACGTCGCCCCCGAGAAATGCCTCGCCGCCCACCTCCTCCCCGAGGACGAACCCGTCCACTTGGAGGTGTGTAACGCGGGCTTCGAGCGCAACGTCACCCAGCGTGCGGAGGGCGCGCGGGCCCGCGAGAGCTACGAGCAGGTGATCGACCCGCGCGGCGTCTGCCTCTACGCGGAGGGCCAGCGCAGCGACGACGCGCTCGCGAAACTCCGCGACGGCGCGCTCGCCTTCCCGACGCTCGAGGAGGCCCTCGGCATGCTCGGGTTCGACGAGGCGGCCGCCGCGGACGCGGCGGAGGCGATGCGCGCCTACGAGGCCGCACAGGAGGGCGCGACGGTGCGCGGCGACGTCGTCTAG
- a CDS encoding class I SAM-dependent methyltransferase produces the protein MRRFSSDYLRDTRRGMWEDRSALAPLALDSRSRILDVGCGTGELTRVLREESDAEVVAMDADRALLAEAEADARALGDATRLPFADDAFDLVVCQALLINLPDPLAAVEEFARVSADLVACVEPDNSEVVVESSVAAEAPLAKRARDTYIAGVETDVTLGSGAADLFADADLTGVESRRYEHERTVAPPYDEAALAAAKAKAAGTRIVEQTPTLRRGGLSATAVDELKNEWRSMGRTVVGQMGERTYERRAVVPFYVVVGRVASDETGD, from the coding sequence GTGAGACGCTTCTCGTCCGACTACCTGCGGGACACCCGCCGGGGGATGTGGGAGGACCGCTCGGCGCTCGCGCCCCTCGCCCTCGATTCGCGCTCCCGGATCCTCGACGTCGGCTGTGGCACCGGCGAACTCACGCGCGTCCTCCGCGAGGAGTCGGACGCCGAGGTCGTCGCGATGGACGCCGATCGGGCCCTGCTCGCGGAAGCCGAGGCCGACGCGCGCGCGCTCGGCGACGCGACGCGCCTCCCCTTCGCGGACGACGCCTTCGACCTCGTGGTCTGTCAGGCGCTCCTCATCAACCTCCCGGACCCGCTCGCGGCCGTCGAGGAGTTCGCGCGCGTCTCCGCGGACCTCGTCGCGTGCGTCGAACCCGACAACTCGGAGGTCGTCGTCGAGTCGAGCGTGGCGGCGGAAGCCCCGCTCGCGAAGCGTGCACGCGACACCTACATCGCGGGCGTCGAGACGGACGTGACGCTCGGGTCGGGCGCCGCCGACCTCTTCGCGGACGCCGACCTCACCGGCGTCGAGAGCCGCCGCTACGAACACGAGCGCACCGTCGCGCCGCCGTACGACGAGGCGGCGCTCGCCGCCGCGAAGGCGAAGGCGGCGGGCACCCGGATCGTCGAGCAGACCCCCACGCTCAGACGGGGCGGCCTCAGCGCGACGGCCGTCGACGAGCTGAAGAACGAGTGGCGCTCGATGGGCCGGACCGTCGTCGGGCAGATGGGCGAGCGAACGTACGAGCGCCGCGCTGTCGTCCCCTTCTACGTCGTCGTCGGCCGCGTCGCGTCGGACGAGACGGGCGACTAG
- a CDS encoding deoxyribonuclease IV: MTLNVGAHVSIAGGIDNAVERQLDVGGNCGQIFTHSPQVWQSPNVDDGEAEAFRAESESEDVGPWVIHTSYLVNLCTPKEDLREKSRTAMQEEVDAAHKLGIPYVNVHLGAHTGAGVEQGLENAASVIDSLDVPDDVTVLIESDAGSGTKLGGDFEHLATVLELADTDLDVCLDTAHAFAAGYDLSTPEGVEETLAELDDVVGLEHLAYVHLNDSKHECGTNKDEHAHIGDGHIGDRGFEAFLNHDALADVPLALETPTEDGRSYEWNIEHVRELRDGDQ, from the coding sequence ATGACTCTCAACGTGGGCGCGCACGTCTCCATCGCGGGCGGCATCGACAACGCCGTCGAACGCCAACTCGACGTCGGCGGGAACTGCGGGCAGATCTTCACGCACTCCCCACAGGTCTGGCAGTCGCCGAACGTCGACGACGGGGAGGCCGAGGCCTTCCGCGCGGAGAGCGAGTCGGAAGACGTCGGGCCGTGGGTCATCCACACCTCCTACCTCGTGAACCTCTGCACGCCCAAGGAGGACCTGCGCGAGAAGTCCCGCACGGCGATGCAGGAGGAGGTCGACGCCGCGCACAAACTCGGGATTCCGTACGTGAACGTCCACCTCGGCGCTCACACCGGCGCGGGCGTCGAGCAGGGCCTCGAGAACGCGGCGTCCGTCATCGACAGCCTCGACGTCCCCGACGACGTCACCGTCCTCATCGAGAGCGATGCGGGGAGCGGCACGAAACTCGGCGGCGACTTCGAGCACCTCGCGACCGTCCTCGAACTCGCCGACACCGACCTCGACGTCTGCCTCGACACCGCGCACGCGTTCGCCGCCGGCTACGACCTCTCCACTCCCGAGGGCGTCGAGGAGACGCTCGCCGAACTCGACGACGTCGTCGGCCTCGAGCACCTCGCGTACGTCCACCTGAACGACTCGAAGCACGAATGTGGCACGAACAAGGACGAGCACGCGCACATCGGGGACGGCCACATCGGGGACCGCGGCTTCGAGGCGTTCCTGAACCACGACGCCCTCGCGGACGTCCCGCTCGCGCTCGAGACGCCGACCGAGGACGGGCGCTCCTACGAGTGGAACATCGAGCACGTTCGGGAGCTCCGTGACGGCGACCAGTAG
- a CDS encoding redoxin domain-containing protein: MGDPLSVGARAPDVSAPLVYPDGRVADVALSSLVEERPVLLAFYTNDFSPDCMEEWCSFRDYGWFANDERVQVIGVSKSRAATHRRFIDYLDLDFPLYSDRDFALTEAFGVDYRVLRLLRRPKRSVFLLDSELTVRYRWVGEHPVDATRAQPPIAAVRDAIEDAFGPADSESFGFDV, from the coding sequence ATGGGTGACCCGCTCTCGGTCGGTGCGCGCGCGCCGGACGTGAGCGCCCCGCTCGTCTACCCGGACGGCCGCGTCGCGGACGTCGCGCTCTCGTCGCTCGTCGAGGAGCGACCCGTGTTGCTCGCGTTCTACACGAACGACTTCAGCCCGGACTGCATGGAGGAGTGGTGTTCGTTCCGGGACTACGGCTGGTTCGCGAACGACGAGCGCGTGCAGGTGATCGGCGTCTCGAAATCCCGCGCGGCGACTCACCGGCGCTTCATCGACTACCTCGACCTCGACTTCCCGCTCTACTCGGACCGCGACTTCGCGCTCACGGAGGCGTTCGGCGTCGACTACCGCGTTCTCAGGCTCCTGCGGCGCCCGAAGCGCTCGGTGTTCCTGCTGGACTCGGAGCTGACGGTGCGCTATCGGTGGGTGGGCGAGCATCCGGTGGACGCGACGCGTGCACAGCCGCCGATAGCGGCGGTCCGCGACGCCATCGAGGACGCCTTCGGCCCCGCCGATTCGGAGTCGTTCGGCTTCGACGTCTGA
- a CDS encoding tRNA-binding protein codes for MSGPLETTVRVGEIRSAERFEEARKPELFKLEIDFGDETRQSAAQLGYNHDPADVVGRQVLCAVDLGTVNIAGFESEALTLGVPDADGNPMLVGPDADVPLGGELY; via the coding sequence ATGTCCGGTCCGCTCGAGACGACGGTTCGCGTCGGCGAAATCCGGAGCGCCGAACGCTTCGAGGAAGCGCGCAAGCCCGAGCTGTTCAAGCTCGAAATCGACTTCGGCGACGAGACGCGCCAGTCGGCCGCCCAGTTGGGCTACAACCACGACCCCGCGGACGTCGTCGGCCGGCAGGTGCTCTGTGCGGTCGACCTCGGCACGGTGAACATCGCGGGCTTCGAGTCGGAGGCGCTCACGCTCGGCGTGCCCGACGCCGACGGGAACCCGATGCTCGTCGGCCCCGACGCGGACGTGCCGCTCGGCGGGGAACTCTACTGA
- a CDS encoding methionine synthase has translation MTDDRIRTTHIGSLPRPPELLDLLQRKQEGEDVDDEEWERATREATERVVERQREVGLDSINDGEQPRVSFNWYVANRLSGIDGTQETELWADLQEYPEYADETFKTDVIDLSMHPVVTGPIEYTGHAEAEAEIEEFLDALEAVDGDVEDTFMTSASPSIVTSTHVDEYYEDYEDYLFAAADAMQEEYELVAETGMTLQIDAPELLTVGQTAAYADRSLEEIKDATRLHIEALNQALENVPAEQVRLHTCWGSYEGPGHLDTALVEMLPVIYEADISGLSVEQANPRHQHEYRAFAEEPLPDDWTLIPGVVDVKTNIIDHPETIADRIERVANAAPDDTDIVAAPDCGFGTQAGLGMVSPELAWAKLEALVEGAEIATERLY, from the coding sequence ATGACGGACGACCGCATCCGCACGACGCACATCGGCAGCCTCCCGCGCCCGCCCGAACTCCTCGACCTCCTCCAGCGGAAACAGGAGGGCGAGGACGTCGACGACGAGGAGTGGGAGCGAGCGACCCGCGAGGCGACCGAGCGCGTCGTCGAGCGCCAGCGCGAGGTCGGACTCGACTCCATCAACGACGGCGAACAGCCCCGCGTCTCCTTCAACTGGTACGTCGCGAACCGCCTCAGCGGCATCGACGGCACGCAGGAGACCGAGCTCTGGGCGGACCTTCAGGAGTACCCCGAGTACGCCGACGAGACGTTCAAGACGGACGTCATCGACCTCTCGATGCACCCCGTCGTCACCGGCCCCATCGAGTACACCGGCCACGCGGAGGCCGAAGCGGAGATCGAGGAGTTCCTCGACGCGCTCGAGGCCGTCGATGGGGACGTCGAGGACACCTTCATGACGTCGGCGTCGCCGAGCATCGTCACGTCCACGCACGTCGATGAGTACTACGAGGACTACGAGGACTACCTCTTCGCGGCCGCCGACGCGATGCAGGAGGAGTACGAGCTCGTCGCCGAGACGGGTATGACGCTCCAGATCGACGCGCCCGAACTCCTCACGGTCGGCCAGACGGCGGCGTACGCCGACCGCTCCCTCGAGGAGATCAAGGACGCGACGCGCCTCCACATCGAGGCGCTGAATCAGGCGCTCGAGAACGTCCCCGCAGAACAGGTTCGCCTCCACACCTGCTGGGGGAGCTACGAGGGGCCGGGCCACCTCGACACGGCCCTCGTCGAGATGCTGCCCGTCATCTACGAGGCGGACATCTCGGGACTGAGCGTCGAGCAGGCGAACCCGCGCCACCAGCACGAATACCGCGCGTTCGCGGAGGAACCCCTCCCCGACGACTGGACGCTCATCCCCGGCGTCGTCGACGTGAAGACGAACATCATCGACCACCCGGAGACCATCGCCGACCGCATCGAGCGCGTCGCGAACGCCGCCCCCGACGACACCGACATCGTCGCCGCGCCGGACTGCGGCTTCGGCACGCAAGCCGGCCTCGGGATGGTCAGCCCCGAGCTCGCGTGGGCGAAGCTCGAAGCGCTCGTCGAGGGCGCGGAAATCGCGACCGAGCGCCTCTACTGA
- a CDS encoding serine/threonine-protein kinase RIO2, producing MVRNVAEDVAALEQEDFNLLSGVEHGMRFSEWVNREKLPEFARLTEEEVDYRLDRVEDRGLVERQTIQYEGFRLTFEGYDTLALKAFAERDTLSGFGAPLGVGKESDVFEVQSYKPLALKFHREGYTNFREVQKERDYTSDNDHVSWFYTARKAAEREHEALHSLYPDVSVPQPVDQNRHAIVMEKVDGVELNRAKLEDGQVVGVLDLVLDEIATAYDEGFVHADVSEYNVFVREDGVVLFDWPQSVPTDHENAREFLGRDVRNIVSYFQRKYPNPTPDIDTEAVADAVAANEFETVRAHGE from the coding sequence ATGGTACGGAACGTCGCCGAGGACGTCGCGGCCCTCGAGCAGGAGGACTTCAACCTCCTCTCCGGAGTCGAGCACGGCATGCGCTTCTCGGAGTGGGTGAACCGGGAGAAGCTCCCGGAGTTTGCACGCCTCACCGAGGAGGAGGTGGATTATCGCCTCGACCGCGTCGAGGACCGGGGACTCGTCGAGCGCCAGACGATCCAGTACGAGGGGTTCCGGCTCACCTTCGAGGGCTACGACACGCTCGCGCTGAAGGCGTTCGCCGAGCGCGACACCCTCAGTGGGTTCGGCGCGCCGCTCGGCGTCGGCAAGGAGAGCGACGTCTTCGAGGTGCAGTCCTACAAGCCCCTCGCGCTGAAGTTCCACCGCGAGGGCTACACGAACTTCCGCGAGGTACAGAAGGAGCGCGACTACACGAGCGACAACGACCACGTCTCGTGGTTCTACACGGCCAGAAAGGCCGCCGAGCGCGAGCACGAGGCGCTCCACTCGCTCTATCCGGACGTGAGCGTCCCGCAACCCGTCGACCAGAACCGCCACGCCATCGTGATGGAGAAGGTGGACGGCGTCGAGTTGAACCGCGCGAAACTCGAGGACGGACAGGTCGTCGGCGTCCTCGACCTCGTCCTCGACGAGATTGCGACGGCGTACGACGAGGGGTTCGTGCACGCGGACGTCAGCGAGTACAACGTCTTCGTCCGCGAGGACGGCGTCGTCCTCTTCGATTGGCCCCAGTCCGTCCCGACCGATCACGAGAACGCCCGCGAGTTCCTCGGCCGGGACGTCCGCAACATCGTCTCCTACTTCCAGCGCAAGTACCCGAACCCGACGCCGGACATCGATACGGAGGCCGTCGCGGACGCGGTGGCGGCGAACGAGTTCGAGACCGTCAGGGCCCACGGCGAGTAG
- a CDS encoding ABC transporter permease yields MSASAPGEKAAGNGFVVDTWVNLKRWLIKTTRNPFVLVFSLLNPIMFLVLFTEVFGGITGGAIGSAVGGDTSYITFLVPAIAIQVSLIAATTSGIGLVEDIESGMFEKALVSPMHRGAVFLGKSLSEVLRIVVQVCIILVFGYVLLWIDTGGDPGTYVATGLAGAVGIVLVGVLFSVWFTAFSNVMALVTRDQESTMISVNVLQFPLLFLSSAFLPLDALPGWVQVVASLNPLTYGIDAARALMFGRDVMTAIEVSAFGGIWNTLAPAVVVLGALDLALGVVAVYFMARATSADAR; encoded by the coding sequence ATGAGCGCGTCCGCGCCGGGCGAGAAAGCGGCGGGGAACGGCTTCGTCGTCGACACGTGGGTGAACCTCAAGCGGTGGCTGATCAAGACGACGCGCAACCCGTTCGTGCTCGTCTTCTCCCTCCTCAACCCCATCATGTTCCTCGTGCTCTTCACCGAGGTGTTCGGCGGCATCACGGGCGGCGCCATCGGGAGCGCGGTCGGCGGCGACACGAGCTACATCACCTTCCTCGTGCCCGCCATCGCGATTCAGGTGTCGCTCATCGCCGCCACCACCTCCGGCATCGGCCTCGTCGAGGACATCGAGTCCGGGATGTTCGAGAAGGCGCTCGTCTCCCCGATGCACCGGGGCGCGGTCTTCCTCGGGAAGTCCCTCTCGGAGGTGCTGCGCATCGTCGTGCAGGTCTGTATCATCCTCGTCTTCGGCTACGTCCTCCTCTGGATCGACACCGGCGGCGACCCCGGCACGTACGTCGCCACCGGCCTCGCGGGCGCCGTCGGCATCGTCCTCGTCGGCGTCCTCTTCTCCGTCTGGTTCACGGCGTTCTCGAACGTCATGGCGCTCGTCACGCGCGACCAGGAGTCCACGATGATCTCCGTGAACGTCCTCCAGTTCCCCCTGCTCTTCCTCTCGAGCGCCTTCCTCCCGCTCGACGCGCTCCCCGGGTGGGTGCAGGTCGTCGCCTCGCTCAACCCCCTCACGTACGGCATCGACGCCGCGCGCGCCCTCATGTTCGGCCGCGACGTCATGACCGCCATCGAGGTGTCGGCGTTCGGCGGCATCTGGAACACGCTCGCCCCCGCCGTCGTCGTCCTCGGCGCGCTCGACCTCGCGCTCGGCGTCGTCGCCGTCTACTTCATGGCGCGCGCGACGAGCGCCGACGCGCGCTGA
- a CDS encoding ATP-binding cassette domain-containing protein: protein MSAIHAEHLAVTYADGTEAVTDVTLDVPDGEFFGFLGANGAGKTTTIKTLVTLLNPTEGRVAVNDYDVADSPREVRESIGYMAQETSIDRELTARENVRYACEAYGVPREEREARIDDLLDLVDLADVADKPAKGFSGGMQKRLDVATALVHEPPVVFLDEPTTGLDPKARNRLWDYFERINDRGTTVFLTTQYLEEADHLCERIGVIVDGEIAVTGSPAELKAEVGGDVLEVDLDDPSDAEVERAREVAVDSRLAADADAVEATDEGVRVTSSVARRHGTDLLVALRDAGLTITGFNVRSPTLDDVFLSVTGEAYDPESEEADGAEPTGVTR from the coding sequence ATGAGCGCGATCCACGCCGAGCACCTCGCGGTGACGTACGCGGACGGAACGGAGGCCGTCACCGACGTCACGCTCGACGTCCCCGACGGCGAGTTCTTCGGCTTCCTCGGCGCGAACGGCGCGGGGAAGACGACGACCATCAAGACCCTCGTCACCCTCCTCAACCCGACAGAGGGGCGCGTCGCCGTCAACGACTACGACGTCGCGGACTCCCCCCGCGAGGTCCGCGAATCCATCGGCTACATGGCCCAAGAGACGAGCATCGACCGCGAACTCACCGCGCGCGAGAACGTCCGCTACGCGTGTGAGGCCTACGGTGTCCCGCGCGAGGAGCGCGAGGCGCGCATCGACGACCTCCTCGACCTCGTGGACCTCGCCGACGTCGCCGACAAGCCCGCGAAGGGCTTCTCCGGCGGGATGCAGAAACGGCTCGACGTCGCCACCGCCCTCGTCCACGAGCCGCCGGTCGTCTTCCTCGACGAACCCACGACCGGCCTCGACCCCAAGGCCCGCAACCGCCTCTGGGACTACTTCGAGCGCATCAACGACCGGGGAACCACCGTCTTCCTCACCACCCAGTACCTCGAGGAGGCCGACCACCTCTGCGAGCGCATCGGCGTCATCGTCGACGGCGAGATCGCCGTCACCGGCTCGCCCGCCGAACTGAAGGCCGAAGTCGGCGGCGACGTCCTCGAAGTCGACCTCGACGACCCGAGCGACGCGGAGGTCGAGCGCGCCCGCGAGGTCGCCGTCGACTCCCGCCTCGCGGCGGACGCCGACGCCGTCGAAGCGACCGACGAGGGGGTGCGCGTCACGTCGAGCGTGGCGCGCCGCCACGGCACCGACCTCCTCGTCGCGCTCCGCGACGCCGGCCTCACCATCACCGGCTTCAACGTCCGCAGTCCGACGCTCGACGACGTCTTCCTCTCCGTCACCGGCGAAGCGTACGACCCCGAGAGCGAGGAGGCCGACGGCGCCGAGCCGACGGGGGTGACGCGATGA
- a CDS encoding histidine kinase N-terminal 7TM domain-containing protein, translating to MPWSETPFAVPLLLAAVTGLLLAAYTLGRRERLDPPAVAAFVTVALATALWTGAYTQQLAATTVAAKLFWTRVVWIGVALTAVGWPVFVLAYTGHRRVLRARVLAALAALPALCVLAVWSANYRWLLTPVGLRDVAGITVLEIAPGPLFVLFLCYSYALDVVAIGLLARAAITRRGTRRREAAVLCLGSVLPLAASVASVAVLHPYPYVDATPMAFGVTLPLVAVVLFRYRPLSLVPVARTQLLEKMSDGLIVLNADERVVDANATARALLANGDGLIGRPAERALADHPALLDAIERPDDDGERSVVIERDGERRHYDVSVSVVRDSLGAVSGTLVSLRDITRRRELEQWYQSIVDRSTTIVAVADAEGRLRYATPSFERTLDYDPGDIVGERVTDFIHPDDVPTFQSALADANEHGTGALREVRVRDAEDGWHVIEGQARDLRDDPVIGGYLLSGHDVTARRRTEQRLQALNRVLRHDVRNELSVVQGYVSMARERIDDEEVREWLERAHSASEKLLDVSETSRYVDAELERDPEVARRDVTDAVADAVAAVERTHPDVRVAVDAPESARADVTRLFEFAVEHLVRTAAEHAASTDEDVEVRVERTTAGVELRVRLGERWLSEGDERVLEQGEESPLAHADGLGFWIVHWAVTAADGTLAVAEDGRVVVLRLRDPDAS from the coding sequence ATGCCGTGGTCCGAGACGCCGTTCGCGGTGCCGCTCCTCCTCGCGGCAGTCACGGGGCTCCTCCTCGCGGCGTACACGCTCGGCCGGCGCGAGCGCCTCGACCCGCCCGCCGTGGCGGCGTTCGTCACCGTCGCGCTCGCCACCGCCCTCTGGACGGGCGCGTACACGCAGCAACTCGCCGCCACGACCGTCGCCGCGAAACTGTTCTGGACGCGCGTCGTCTGGATCGGCGTCGCGCTCACCGCCGTCGGCTGGCCGGTCTTCGTCCTCGCGTACACCGGGCACCGCCGCGTCCTCCGTGCGCGCGTCCTCGCTGCGCTCGCCGCGCTCCCGGCGCTCTGCGTGCTCGCCGTCTGGAGCGCGAACTACCGGTGGCTCCTCACGCCCGTCGGCCTCCGCGACGTCGCGGGCATCACCGTCCTCGAAATCGCGCCCGGCCCCCTCTTCGTGCTCTTCCTCTGCTACTCGTACGCGCTCGATGTCGTCGCCATCGGCCTCCTCGCGCGCGCCGCCATCACCCGACGCGGCACTCGACGCCGCGAAGCCGCCGTCCTCTGTCTCGGCTCCGTCCTCCCGCTCGCCGCCAGCGTCGCCAGCGTCGCCGTCCTCCACCCCTACCCGTACGTCGACGCGACGCCGATGGCGTTCGGCGTCACCCTCCCGCTCGTCGCCGTCGTGCTCTTCCGCTATCGGCCGCTCTCGCTCGTCCCCGTCGCGCGCACCCAGCTCCTCGAGAAGATGAGCGACGGCCTCATCGTCCTCAACGCCGACGAGCGCGTCGTCGACGCGAACGCGACCGCTCGCGCGCTCCTCGCCAACGGCGACGGCCTCATCGGCCGCCCGGCCGAGCGCGCGCTCGCCGACCACCCCGCTCTCCTCGACGCGATCGAGCGACCCGACGACGACGGCGAGCGCAGCGTCGTCATCGAGCGCGACGGCGAGCGGCGTCACTACGACGTCTCCGTCTCCGTCGTTCGGGACTCGCTCGGCGCCGTCAGCGGCACGCTCGTCAGCCTCCGGGACATCACGCGGCGGCGCGAGCTCGAGCAGTGGTATCAGAGCATCGTCGACCGGTCCACGACCATCGTCGCGGTGGCCGACGCCGAGGGCAGGCTCCGCTACGCCACGCCGTCGTTCGAGCGGACGCTGGACTACGACCCCGGCGACATCGTCGGCGAGCGCGTGACCGACTTCATCCACCCGGACGACGTCCCCACGTTCCAGAGCGCGCTCGCGGACGCGAACGAGCACGGGACCGGCGCGCTCCGGGAGGTGCGCGTCCGGGACGCCGAGGACGGCTGGCACGTCATCGAGGGCCAGGCGCGCGACCTGCGCGACGACCCCGTCATCGGCGGCTACCTGCTCTCCGGCCACGACGTCACCGCGCGCCGCCGCACCGAACAGCGCCTCCAAGCGCTCAATCGCGTCCTCCGCCACGACGTCCGCAACGAGCTCTCGGTCGTGCAGGGCTACGTCTCGATGGCGCGCGAGCGCATCGACGACGAGGAGGTGCGCGAGTGGCTCGAGCGCGCCCACAGCGCGAGCGAGAAACTCCTCGACGTGAGCGAGACGTCGCGATACGTCGACGCCGAACTCGAGCGCGACCCCGAGGTGGCGCGCCGCGACGTCACCGACGCCGTCGCGGACGCCGTCGCCGCCGTCGAGCGCACGCACCCCGACGTGCGCGTCGCGGTGGACGCCCCGGAGTCGGCGCGCGCGGACGTCACCCGGCTCTTCGAGTTCGCCGTCGAGCACCTCGTGCGGACCGCCGCCGAGCACGCCGCGAGCACCGACGAGGACGTCGAGGTGCGCGTCGAGCGAACGACCGCCGGGGTCGAGCTCCGCGTACGGCTCGGCGAGCGGTGGCTCTCCGAGGGCGACGAGCGCGTGCTGGAGCAGGGCGAGGAGTCCCCGCTCGCGCACGCCGACGGCCTCGGCTTCTGGATCGTCCACTGGGCGGTGACGGCCGCCGACGGCACGCTCGCCGTCGCGGAGGACGGCCGCGTCGTCGTGCTCCGCCTCCGCGACCCCGACGCGTCGTGA